A stretch of Chitinophaga caeni DNA encodes these proteins:
- a CDS encoding lipocalin family protein yields MKRFFNAAMAFGLIMVIFASCASSQGPSVGSVKRSLKGTWVVNNISFEGMPQNMKVTTVFSGIPYKCLEGSVWTFPPNYYGSYAISSTATDCNPMTQKIVWSNQVQNGAVFLQFKEIYEGEKAKNVTEGYRMEISNMSETSMTWKAPVNVSGQTAYVIYNLSRQ; encoded by the coding sequence ATGAAAAGATTCTTTAATGCCGCCATGGCTTTTGGTTTAATAATGGTCATCTTCGCCTCATGCGCTTCATCACAGGGTCCTTCTGTTGGTAGTGTGAAAAGGAGCTTAAAAGGTACCTGGGTGGTAAATAACATTAGCTTCGAAGGTATGCCCCAGAACATGAAAGTGACCACGGTTTTTAGCGGCATCCCCTACAAATGCTTGGAAGGTAGTGTTTGGACTTTCCCCCCAAATTATTACGGCTCTTATGCTATCAGCTCTACAGCCACCGATTGTAACCCGATGACTCAAAAAATCGTTTGGAGTAACCAGGTACAAAACGGTGCGGTATTCTTGCAGTTCAAAGAAATATATGAAGGCGAAAAAGCCAAAAATGTAACTGAAGGTTACCGGATGGAGATTTCCAATATGAGCGAAACCAGCATGACTTGGAAGGCCCCGGTGAATGTAAGTGGTCAAACTGCCTACGTTATCTACAATTTATCTAGGCAATAA
- a CDS encoding tetratricopeptide repeat protein: MKAFNLFIKYRLQIGIFLLVAGIAMGFSLGWWEASIVLFLAAVCIVTHYMFGPMRLVQEAVESGDVDAAMAIMNKIKFPNLLYKPIRSVYYFMQSNLAMQSQDFDKAEANIRQSIKSGSPMKEMEGMQYFQLGMIASQKGDLKGADQNLKRALKIGMPDKENKAAALFALCNIAASRRDFKSAKDYLRRAKDCRPTTPQIVAEIKKMDKSLSRMPG; encoded by the coding sequence ATGAAAGCATTTAATCTTTTTATAAAATACCGTTTACAAATCGGTATATTTTTATTGGTAGCCGGGATCGCGATGGGATTTTCACTCGGGTGGTGGGAAGCTTCTATCGTGTTATTTTTGGCAGCAGTTTGTATCGTGACGCATTATATGTTTGGCCCGATGCGCTTGGTGCAGGAAGCCGTTGAGTCAGGTGATGTTGATGCGGCCATGGCCATTATGAATAAAATCAAGTTCCCTAACTTGCTTTATAAACCCATCCGTTCGGTTTACTATTTCATGCAAAGTAACCTGGCGATGCAAAGCCAAGATTTTGACAAGGCCGAGGCTAATATCCGCCAAAGTATAAAATCCGGCAGCCCGATGAAAGAGATGGAGGGGATGCAATATTTCCAACTGGGAATGATTGCTTCTCAAAAAGGTGATTTGAAAGGCGCCGATCAAAACTTGAAACGCGCGCTAAAAATCGGGATGCCTGATAAGGAAAATAAAGCAGCAGCATTATTTGCACTGTGTAATATTGCTGCCAGCCGCCGCGACTTCAAGAGTGCAAAGGACTATTTACGCCGGGCCAAGGATTGCAGGCCTACAACCCCGCAAATCGTTGCTGAAATCAAGAAAATGGATAAGTCCCTTTCCAGGATGCCCGGTTGA
- a CDS encoding trans-sulfuration enzyme family protein: MDLSYIINELGEDREMYFNAVAPPIVQSSNFAFKTVEEMRQLMLDEYSGFLYSRGMNPTLEILRKKLAALDGAEDALVFSSGAGAIFAAILSQVKHGDHIVSVRDPYSWAKHMFEIILPRFGVQTTFIDGTDIENFERARQSNTTLVYLETPNSFTYELQDLTAVANWAKEHHIVSIVDNSHCSPLFQSPVSMGIDLALQSATKYIGGHSDVVAGVLTGSKQKMEKIFKSEYLNVGSAIAPMNAWLLIRGLRTLELRLKKCDTSAQLIFPRLKEHAAIERIYFPFDPDFPQYDLAKKQMKGAGGLVTIQLKTRDLAKIELFCNSLKHFLMAVSWGGHESLVFPSCANVLPSEFDGENPKHRMVRIYFGLEDTEYLWDDLKQALDKLLTRE, encoded by the coding sequence ATGGATTTATCATACATTATTAATGAATTGGGTGAAGATCGGGAGATGTACTTTAATGCTGTAGCCCCCCCGATCGTGCAAAGTAGCAACTTTGCATTTAAAACAGTTGAAGAGATGCGCCAGCTTATGCTGGATGAGTATAGCGGATTTTTATATTCACGGGGTATGAACCCGACCCTGGAAATCTTGAGAAAGAAATTGGCTGCCCTGGATGGCGCCGAGGATGCTTTAGTATTTAGTAGCGGCGCAGGGGCGATCTTCGCAGCGATTTTGTCACAAGTGAAACATGGAGATCATATCGTTTCGGTAAGAGATCCATATAGTTGGGCAAAGCATATGTTTGAAATCATCCTGCCCCGTTTCGGTGTACAAACAACGTTTATCGATGGTACGGATATCGAGAATTTCGAACGGGCAAGGCAATCCAATACCACCTTGGTTTACTTGGAAACGCCCAATTCTTTTACGTACGAATTGCAGGATCTAACAGCGGTAGCTAATTGGGCAAAAGAACATCATATCGTATCTATCGTAGATAACAGTCATTGTTCACCTTTATTCCAATCCCCGGTCAGTATGGGTATAGACCTGGCTTTACAATCAGCCACAAAATATATAGGGGGGCATAGTGATGTGGTAGCGGGTGTTTTAACAGGAAGTAAGCAAAAGATGGAAAAGATATTCAAGTCAGAATACCTGAATGTTGGCAGTGCGATAGCTCCCATGAATGCTTGGTTGTTGATCCGCGGGCTTAGGACCTTGGAATTAAGGTTAAAGAAATGCGATACATCTGCCCAGCTCATCTTTCCCAGGTTAAAAGAACATGCGGCCATCGAGCGGATATATTTTCCTTTCGATCCCGATTTTCCGCAGTATGATTTGGCAAAAAAACAAATGAAAGGTGCAGGCGGCCTGGTTACGATTCAGCTCAAAACAAGGGATCTTGCAAAGATCGAGTTGTTCTGTAACTCCTTGAAACATTTCTTAATGGCGGTTTCTTGGGGCGGGCATGAATCCTTGGTATTCCCTTCTTGTGCAAACGTTTTACCTAGCGAGTTTGATGGGGAAAACCCGAAACATAGAATGGTACGGATTTATTTCGGTTTAGAAGATACCGAGTATTTATGGGATGATCTAAAACAGGCCCTGGATAAATTACTCACCAGGGAATAA
- a CDS encoding APC family permease yields the protein MSIKPKLGLFDLTMIVVSLVIGMGIFRTPINVSREVNEPWQFLLIWVIGGFVTLCGALTYAEIGSRYPKAGGFYKVMSYCYHPAYAFMINWTVLISNAASVAAVCMIGAEYIGPVLLPASLQNNAGLKLIAFGTVALLYTVNMIGIRMSASWQNILTVIKILMVLVLCMTIFVGDVQAPKAVESITGHNGHNWLYMFGAALVPVFFTYGGYQQTINFGSDIKEPARNMPKGIFIGMAIIITAYFTINYAYIKVIGFEQLKTTDALASRMMQAFFGESGFKITSVLLFISVMGYANVNLISNPRMYYAMAEDGVLPAIFMRVNPATQVQQVALTVFTALIIIVIFFLGTFDKMLKYVMLFDTIGLASAAASIFVLRRKTKSMDGLGIYKMKSYPYTTLIFVLVYLMVTVNIFIQDWKGALIGLSIFFVGLPLYFGAKKVVREEITNN from the coding sequence ATGAGCATCAAGCCCAAATTAGGATTATTCGATCTCACCATGATCGTGGTGAGCCTTGTGATAGGCATGGGAATATTCCGAACACCTATTAATGTTTCCAGGGAAGTAAATGAGCCTTGGCAATTTTTACTGATTTGGGTGATCGGTGGTTTCGTAACTCTTTGCGGGGCTTTGACTTATGCAGAGATCGGCTCCCGTTATCCCAAAGCCGGTGGGTTTTACAAGGTTATGTCTTACTGTTACCACCCGGCTTACGCTTTTATGATCAACTGGACGGTATTGATCTCTAATGCAGCTTCGGTGGCCGCGGTTTGCATGATCGGGGCAGAATACATTGGCCCGGTACTATTGCCGGCATCGCTGCAAAATAATGCCGGTCTAAAATTAATTGCTTTTGGAACAGTAGCTCTACTGTACACGGTAAATATGATCGGCATACGCATGAGTGCGAGTTGGCAAAATATCCTAACCGTTATAAAGATATTAATGGTGTTGGTATTGTGTATGACGATCTTCGTCGGGGATGTCCAGGCGCCGAAAGCTGTTGAATCTATAACAGGACACAACGGTCATAACTGGTTATACATGTTTGGCGCCGCCTTGGTGCCGGTATTCTTTACCTACGGGGGGTACCAGCAAACTATTAACTTCGGAAGCGACATCAAGGAGCCGGCCAGGAATATGCCCAAGGGCATTTTTATTGGCATGGCAATCATCATTACGGCATATTTCACGATCAACTATGCATATATTAAAGTGATTGGCTTCGAGCAACTGAAAACGACCGATGCTTTAGCTTCGAGGATGATGCAGGCATTTTTCGGAGAAAGCGGCTTCAAGATTACTTCGGTATTATTGTTTATCTCGGTGATGGGCTACGCTAATGTGAACTTGATTAGCAACCCACGCATGTATTATGCAATGGCCGAAGATGGGGTTTTGCCAGCTATTTTCATGCGTGTGAACCCGGCAACACAGGTGCAGCAAGTAGCCTTAACGGTGTTTACCGCGTTGATTATCATCGTGATATTTTTCCTGGGCACCTTCGATAAAATGTTGAAATACGTGATGCTCTTCGACACGATCGGGTTAGCATCCGCCGCGGCATCAATATTCGTATTGCGAAGGAAAACCAAGTCTATGGACGGGCTTGGGATTTATAAAATGAAATCATACCCGTATACAACACTTATATTTGTATTGGTGTATTTAATGGTAACTGTAAATATTTTCATCCAAGATTGGAAAGGAGCCTTAATAGGTTTGAGCATTTTCTTTGTAGGGCTTCCATTATATTTTGGGGCTAAAAAGGTAGTCAGGGAGGAAATTACCAACAATTAA